In Aedes albopictus strain Foshan chromosome 3, AalbF5, whole genome shotgun sequence, the following are encoded in one genomic region:
- the LOC134290583 gene encoding uncharacterized protein LOC134290583: MRKYPVKHGKGVKNSVDLVEQLEGFKLRRGEILVSFDVAALFPSVPATEALQSLRRYLERCRVPLNHIEAYLSVAKVCMNQNFFNFRGKYYKQTFGLSMGSKLSPLLADLFMSDLENETQKQKLFPRVWWRYVDDVFAPVKERYVDQTLSMLNSQHETIKFMVEKEVDGKLPFLDLMIRRDEDNTLKFGIYRKPTSTDRYITSDSNHFGTQKQAAFHSMAHRLYNVPLDSVEFKEEQNRIYAAAEVN; this comes from the coding sequence atgagaaaataccCTGTAAAGCATGGAAAAGGTGTTAAAAACTCGGTGGATTTGGTTGAGCAGCTAGAGGGGTTCAAATTGCGACGAGGTGAAATTCTGGTATCGTTCGATGTCGCCGCTCTATTTCCGAGCGTACCAGCCACTGAAGCTCTGCAAAGCCTGCGCCGATACTTGGAACGGTGCCGAGTGCCGCTGAACCACATCGAGGCTTATCTCTCTGTTGCTAAGGTCTGTATGAACCAAAATTTTTTCAACTTCCGGGGAAAATACTACAAACAGACCTTCGGCCTGAGCATGGGTAGTAAGCTCTCACCACTTCTGGCCGATTTGTTTATGAGCGATCTAGAAAATGAAACCCAGAAACAGAAGCTTTTTCCCCGAGTGTGGTGGCGCTACGTAGACGATGTTTTCGCCCCGGTGAAGGAACGGTACGTAGACCAGACACTTAGCATGCTAAATTCACAACAtgaaacgatcaaattcatgGTTGAGAAGGAAGTAGACGGGAAATTGCCTTTCTTGGATCTGATGATTCGCAGAGACGAGGATAACACTCTGAAATTTGGGATTTATCGCAAACCAACTAGCACAGATCGGTACATAACATCCGATTCCAACCACTTTGGTACCCAAAAGCAAGCCGCCTTCCATTCTATGGCTCACCGGCTTTACAATGTACCGTTGGACAGcgtagaattcaaggaggaacaaaATCGAATTTACGCTGCAGCCGAGGTCAATTGA